The proteins below come from a single Limosilactobacillus reuteri genomic window:
- a CDS encoding helix-turn-helix domain-containing protein — protein sequence MVLKAVKMRIYPNSAQRNQLWQTFGCVVK from the coding sequence ATGGTTCTAAAAGCTGTTAAAATGCGCATCTATCCAAATTCAGCACAACGAAATCAGCTCTGGCAAACCTTCGGTTGTGTTGTCAAATGA